In the genome of Artemia franciscana chromosome 16, ASM3288406v1, whole genome shotgun sequence, the window TAGCAGAATACAGAATTATAGACTTAGCCCCCCAAAAATGCAGAAGCTTATAAAGGAGGAGGAGCATACTCGAAAAATACAAGAgacactaaaaaaatatataagtaaaGAGAAAACACTCAATATTTCAGGGGAGTTCAGACGCCTGATTCCTCGATATTTCATGATTTTGCCAGATTTATAGATGATTCCCCTTGAAATTGCCAGGTTTTTAAAGAACTCTTTTGGAGAATCTGCCACCCCTTCACAGCTTTCGCCCACCCCAAAGTAAATTCTAGGGTAGATTTGTATCACGAATCCTTCGATTCCTATTCATATTTTGTGCATCTAATATTTCTTAAGTTTATCTAGACTTTTTAGTATATATAATAGATTTTCTCAAACATTAGCTTTTCTTCGCCTAACTGAAATCGTGTACGTCTTCATCATGCAAGTCAGATACTTCCGTTATTTGCAACAAGATAGCTAGGCCGAAAATACAGATGTATTTTCCTATATATACAATAAGCACTATAAAGTTTAacattgctttttttatataaattagaTTTATACCATCACAGTTTAGGATCTAAACCTATGTTTTTCAAAGTGTAGTACACCTAGCCCCAGGGATACGAGGAGAGCTTGGTGGGGGTACGCGTTGCACCAGAGTTTGGTGGAGATATATACTTTACCGCGCTTAAGATTCCATTTGTGAAGTCAACACTTACAGACCGTATTTCGAAAAGCACCTTGAACAAAAAACGTGGTTCTATCTCATTTTCTAAGgttgtaatgaaagaaaggttgagatggctaggacacgttctgcagaCGAAGGAACAGATTGCCACAGATTTTCCCTTCCGggcaaccatctagggccaaacaaaagaCAGGTCGTCCCGAAATTGGGTGGCAGGAATTCACATGGAAGGATTTAAGGGGAATTGGAGCTTCTTAGGAGGAtgcaaagagggaggctttgaatagctTGGAATGGAGGAGAAGCCTGCgcagctgtgtttgcctcaggcggcttggtactgcagtgagttgttagtaaatAGCGGTAATAGTATAGTATGATTACATGAATAAGAGCGTGAATCATTTGAATGCGCGACACTGAAACAATAAAGCAACTCGGAAATAACCCTTATGGATGTGTGCGCAAAATGACTGCAGATATCTGTAACTGGGAATGAATGTTAGGACACTATAAGGCAACTAAGAAGGCTTCTCAGGATAAGAATAGAGAACAATGTAAATTGTAGAGCCATATAGGATATTTTTATGTAGATCGATTTGTGTTGATAAGCAATTCGTTGTTGGTTATTAATTGCAACTTTGTTAGTTGCTAAgacataatgttttttttttagcaatgaatACTATAGAATACCATATAACTTGTTTATATTTGTATCGCACCCCCACACAATGCAGTTTTTCTCCGCTTACTTTGCGGCGCCCGTTACGTCAAAAGCAGCAGATAGTGTTCTCTTGAATTACTTCAAACTTACGCATACATTTACTATGaaacaatttttatgttaaagtaGCAGCATTGCCTGTCAGCGtacatgaaaaaatgaaaaaaacgtaTACCCTCTTATGAGGGTTGGAAACCAACAAACTCCGTCTGTACAATACAGAAATACTCGAGTCAAGTACCACTTGCATAGTGACATAATTGTTAACAGATTAGTGATTGGCTGGGAGTTACCGCCTTATatgagtgttttttttacatttttattaataaatcaaatactaATTTGTTATCAATTTTAACACAACTGCTAAAAAAGTGGCAACATGGCTGGGCTTTATATATTAAAGGGAGAGATAGCAACCCAAATAATAACTTATCGATTACTAGACAATCAGATGCCTTTTTTTGGCCCAGTAGACTAGGCTTATGTGTTTGTTCTCTATTCATTTAACAGGCTATGCAATTTTAGGTAGGCAATGCTTCAAAAAAGATATCCAGCCTTAGAAACGGTCGATCCAGGGATATTAATGTCGGCCATGAAAGTCATAAAGATGAAATTTATTGGGTGACACTTAAAAGGAGTCAAGGAACACAAACGCCAGCATCAATTCCCAAAGAGATAAAAATTCTACGACTAAAGACTGCGATTGGTCTAAGCTCCCACTCGATAATTCAGCCATCAAGAAATTCAGTTAGAAGACTGATCCCCCCTCAGGGATCAATTAGGAGGAGGAGGGAAAATCAAGAACCTCATATAACAACGGCAGTAGCCCTAGCAAACGAACAAAAAGCATCGAAGGTGAGTAAATACTTTTAGAGACGGATGTTTTGCCAGAACTGGTGtgtagaaaaaaaggaactagatCACATTTTTGTCTTAACCTATGTTTAAATTTCACCCTTCCAAAACCAAACCTACTGTGgagctatctcaatattttaatttagggATAACAAATGAGTCTCTTGGCTCTTGTGAACATACGTTACCcggattgtaaaaaaaaaaaacaaaacaaaatatataatttgtactAAAATCCAAGTGATTGtgtaaacctaaaaaaaggtatataCATTATTTGAACCGCAAACCAACTGATTGtgaaattatttgtattttttctttgactttcattttgttttattttattaggctttttgcatttttcttttaaaatagatCGGTGGTTTTAATCTTTCCTCTTCAACAAATGAAAACACTATATAGCTCTTCCAAAGTTATTACGCTAAGAATTTTAAATGCGGCTATAGCATATATGTAGCCGACATAatttgtaaattgtttttttcgtatgatatttaatttttcgttgttttgattttcctttGTTAGCACGTCATAACAGCTTATGCAACTCACTAGATTCAGTCTTTTATATAGTTAGTGCCCAATTCGGGTACTAACCCTACTGTAAAatacaaacatcaaaaacaagaagaacaataaggaattcttttcgtaagacagtggaaatctaatttgaatgaatatttcgaccctatgtccaagggccgtcctcagcaaaaaataaatatacagaagaagaaaaacacaaatttaactaaaaatgaTCTTACAAAACATTTAATAAAACCagtagatcaaacagttcgtggtaacgaactgtagtaaggagcgacccggctcaatagtaaacgaaactctaaaaaacggagttttgatgctaaaagatatatcaaaagaatcaaatttttatgctgattctagatatataagtttcatcaaatttaatctttgtcatcaaaagttacgagcctgagaaaatttgccttattttggaaaatagggggaaacaccccctaaaagtcatagaatcttaacgaaaatcacaccatcgtgttcagcgtataagagaaccctatagcgaaagttgtcccctctgcaatcccttgctctttacgctaaagtttgattctttgtcacaattctactttttaaaacaattaaaatctttagcgtaaagagcaagggattgcagaggggacaacccatttcatatacggagtaatttctgtccgttttaagttttaatatcgctccttactttcagtttaaaaaactagttttttttatttaatattagcaAAGAACCAGTCACAAACATATCTTTATGAATTGACCCGTTTCATctcactttatttatcagtcctggttgaacttcgctgaagtaaggacgTTTGGACTGTTCTAGTCTTATTGGTCGTGTGGTGTTATAGGcctaaatttttcttcttctatatatttattttttgctgagAACAACCCTTGAAAATAGGGGCGAAATAATCagtcaaattaaattttcactGTCTTACGAAAATAATTcgctattgttcttcttgtttttgatgtctGTGATGGAGAGGCAGTGTTTTTCGCTATTTATTCGTTTTTCGATAATTCTTCGCTATTTGTATTGCAAAAATAGTTACTCAGATCATTAAAAAAAGGTTACTCTGATCATTTAGATTTTAATCTACACTTTGCTCTTATTTTGCTTCAacgctttattattcttttaaagTTCACACAGTTTTTGAGTTGTgattcttgttttctttttcgcTTGTTTCGAAAACGCTTAATTGTTTATATAGGCAAAATATTCGCAGTGTTTTTCTCTTACTTGAATTTGTCTGAGTATTTTCATGGTTAGTCAAACAAAACACGTTTTCCAAAGGAAAGTAAAGTGCGacccaaaaatgcaaaattgaaaaatttacctATATACGTGGATGCCTGACACCCCTCAACCCATCTTTTCCCCGCCAAATTTGAACCGGTGCTCAGTTCCACCTTAGGTCTTTCATGAGACCATCTCGAGCTACATACTAAGCAAATAACAGCCTTTAAGACATTTATAGATTTCACATCACTACATACAAAAGTTTATAATCGTAACACAATTTTACTTAAGATTACCATTATATGATTTTCCCACAAATGTTACAGAACAAAACATAATATCCTTTTTAGTAACTCCAAAGCTTCTATCCATGTTTGTCTGTAACTGAAGATACACATGGCCTCATTCATGTGATAATGGGACCAAATCAAAAAACTCAAATCCTACTAGTTAGTGAAAGTTCAAAGATAAACTATTagagccaaagaaaaaaagtaaataataatcaTCTGGAaggaaattgggaaaaaaatggtaaagattCTGCaagaaatcagtaaaaaaaaaagctgaaaagaaGCATCCCGAatgaaatcacaaaaaaataataaaaaaaactatcggtaaataattggtaaataatcagtaaaaaaaagactatataATCCTTAAATCCTGCTGAGCTCAGTTAATTGCTAGATTTTAGATAAATGGTTTACCGATCGACTGAGCATGGAAATCAGACGTAGAAAATTTACAAACGCATAACTAAATTTAGCATTTGTCCCTTACCGTCCTTACCTAAATATCATAGACTACAAGGGAGACCGTTTGGTCATTCGGGCAAAGAAAATTAAGCAATTTATTGGAAAGTAATTACAACCATAAAAAGATATATTCTCTGGCgttctcttaaagtattatctTTATGCGacaaaaaaatactattataagaaaaaatagttCCAAAGTCAAGGGAAGAGATTAGTCCCTGACCCCCCCACCCAGCAAGGACTATTTTAACTTAGTTTAAAGATAATTTACCCCAAGTAGTTTTTACTAAGTTTATTAATTAGGGAGTAAAGTGGGTTGTgttattttacaaaatcaccACATGAGACTATCATTACTTAGTTCAAATTGGTCATTTActtgtaaattatttaaagtaTTCCCTTTTTCATCCTTTTTGCTTACATTTCTTAAGCTCTTGGTATTGCCTTTGACCTTCGTCACTGGGCACCATCATTCATcctcaatttaatttctttttccttacAATTCCTACACACTTCCCTCAATTATCATTTCCCCTTATTTTTCGTCTTATTTCAGGTCCTTGGCATTGTCTTTTTCACCTTCGTCATTTGCTGGGCCCCATTCTTCATCCTCAATATAATAATGGCAACATGTCCCGAGTGTCATCTCAACGATTTTTTAGTTGCCATATGCTTATGGCTCGGCTATGTATCTTCAACTATAAATCCAATAATTTATACAATATTCAACAGATCATTTAAAAGAGCTTTCATGAGATTGCTAACGTGTCAATGTCACAAATCTGGACATTTTCCAAGTTGTGCATCAAGCGCCAGCAGTCTAGGATTTGTTACGACAAGACTTCGACGACAGACGACAGAATCAAGCACAAACGAATGTTATACACCAAGAAATAGTAGATGACATAATTGCCAGACTCACCTCTAGAAAACCTTCAAATCtaaagcaaattttaaaagaagacgGTATACTTCGATGAGCGAACTCGACAAAACGACGTCGCTACTGGTTTTTCCGACTGAAAGTGGATTTCCCCGGTCtctcttaaaatattttgaaatactttGAATGCTCAGAACAGAATACAAATAGTTCAGTTTTACCTGTCTATAAATATGGAGCTTTAGtttacattaaaataattatgGCGGCCATAAAATGGAATCTTAAGCTCTGatctgaaaacaaaatgcaatCAAACATTATAAGACAATGTGGAATCCAGCTGCCGAAGCAGAATTCGAATGCCCTTGGAACCCAAATAAAATGTGTCTGTGTGAACTTCCATTTTGTATCCGTGACAGTTTCATTGTGATAATTGGAAGTGCTACACAAGCCATTGGTTGAAAATGAGCTATGTTTAGACCATAGCTAAACTAAGCACAAGGAATAGAATGATGCAGTCAGAATTGTCACATCTGGTACCTTTACGAAGATAAAAAGGGCCATAAGGCTCTATGTGGCGTATGTCTCTTTTTTATCAGTTCTTGTCGCATTTCAGAATGACAGAAGAGGACATCTTGgaatttaatttataccacTGAAAAGAGTATAAAAGTTGGCTTAGAACATGCTCCTTTTACCCCTATTAGTCTCATGTTTCAGAGCCACCGCAGTCGACAAacctttttccgtttttttggctctcctgaaaagttacaaatGGCACATATCGCACTTCTAATTATCAGAACCGAGTGTGTAAAGTGTCGTGGTAACTTTCAGATGAATAAGTATACCGCAGAATATTATAGACACCAAATACGGCTCTATTTGTCGGTCTATAGATGTCTTTTCGCTTCGGGGATCGTTCAATATATGTGTGA includes:
- the LOC136036924 gene encoding 5-hydroxytryptamine receptor 2C-like, which encodes MDYNDEYTNKTATSDYDWSFGFAVIFIFAGVVGNVLVCLAVFLERRLQNVTNMFLVSLAMADLLVSVVVMPFGATSGFLGYWPLNSAWCNFYATCDVLACSSSILHMCFISVNRYIGIRNPIKARRSDFNTSRRFVVIKIVLVWLLAGLISSPLIVLGVTDPSNIMQGPQCQINNRAFFVFGSLAAFYIPMLIMVTSYILTINLLKKKARNHVDGVGHLVRSVGNASKKISSLRNGRSRDINVGHESHKDEIYWVTLKRSQGTQTPASIPKEIKILRLKTAIGLSSHSIIQPSRNSVRRLIPPQGSIRRRRENQEPHITTAVALANEQKASKVLGIVFFTFVICWAPFFILNIIMATCPECHLNDFLVAICLWLGYVSSTINPIIYTIFNRSFKRAFMRLLTCQCHKSGHFPSCASSASSLGFVTTRLRRQTTESSTNECYTPRNSR